Part of the Alphaproteobacteria bacterium genome is shown below.
ACAGGCGATCAGGATCGGCTTGGGCTTCGGCATCATCGCGCTCCCGTGTTCCGCCTCGGCGCCGTATCGCGCGGCTGGACCGTGCGCCGGGCCGCAGCAGTTCGCGTCACGATTGTCGCAGCAGCGTGGTGGCGGCGCAACCGCGGGTCAGACCCCGCCCATGCACAGGTATTTGATCTCGACGAACTCATCGATGCCGTATTTGGAGCCTTCGCGGCCGAGCCCGGACTCCTTGTAGCCGCCGAACGGCGCGATCTCGGTCGAGATCACCCCGGCGTTGCAACCGACCAGGCCATACTCCAGCGCCTCGCCGACCCGCCAGGCCCGGCCGATGTCGCGGGTGAAGTAGTAGGCGGCGAGCCCGAACTCGGTGTCGTTGGCCATGCGGACCGCCTCGTCCTCGGTCTGGAAGCGATAGACCGGGGCGACCGGGCCGAAGGTTTCCTCGTTGGTCACCTTCATCGCCGTGGTGACGTCGGCCAGCACCGTCGGCTCGAAGAAGCTGCCGCCGCGGGCGTGACGGCTGCCGCCGGTCAGCACGCGGCCGCCGTGCGAAACCGCGTCGGCGATGTGCTCCTCGACCTTCTCGACCGCGGCCATGTCAATCAGCGGGCCCTGGGTGACGCCCTCCTCGAAGCCGTCGCCGACCTTCAGCTTACCGACCGCCTCCGACAGCCTGGCGACGAAGGCGTCGTAGATGCCGCTCTGGGCCAGGATGCGGTTGGCGCAGACGCAGGTCTGGCCGGTGTTCCTGAACTTCGACTGGATCGCCCCCTCGACCGCCGCATCGAGGTCGGCGTCGTCGAAGACGATGAACGGCGCGTTGCCGCCCAGTTCCATCGACACCTTCTTCACCGTGCCGGCGCACTGCTCCAGCAGCACCTTGCCGACCGCCGTCGAGCCGGTGAACGACAGCTTGCGCACGATCGGGTTGCCGGTCAGCTCGCCGCCCACTTCGGCGGAGCCGCCGGTGACGATGTTGATCACGCCGGCCGGCACGCCGGCGCGCTCGGCCAGCGCGGCCAGCGCAAGCGCGCAATAGGGCGTGGCCGAGGCCGGTTTGACCACCACGGTGCAACCGGCGGCCAGCGCAGGGGCGCACTTGCGGGTGATCATCGCGATCGGGAAGTTCCAGGGCGTGATCGCGGCGACCACGCCGACCGGCTCCTTCAGCACCAGGATGCGCCGGTCGCGGGCGTAGGTCGGGATCGTGTCGCCGTAGACGCGCTTCGCCTCCTCGGCGAACCACTCGACGAACGAGGCGCCATAGGTCACCTCGCCGCGGGATTCGGCCAGCGGCTTGCCCTGCTCCAGCGTCATCATCCGCGCGAGGTCGTCGGCATTGGCCAGGATCAGGTCGTTCCACTTGCGCAGGATCGCCGCCCGTTCCTTGCCGGTCCTCGCGCGCCAGGCCGGCCATGCCGCCTCGGCCGCCTCGATGGCGGTGCGGGTCTCGCCGGCGCCGAGCTTCGGCACGGTGCCGAGCACGTCGCCGGTGGACGGATTGGTCACCTGGATGGTCGCGCCCGACGGCGCGTCGATCCACTGGCCGCCGACATAGCACTGCTGGCGGAACAGGGCCGGATCGTTGAACTGCATGATGCGCCTCCCCTAGTCGCGGATGCTGTCGACGTCGCCGTCGACGCAGAATGTCTGGCCGGAAATGTGGCGGCCGGCGTCGGAGCAGGCGAACAGCGCGGTGTTGGCGATGTCCTGCGCCGTGACCATCACCTTCAGCGAGGCCATGCCGACATATTTGTCCCGCATCGCCGCGAAGGACAGCCCGCGCTGCTCGGCCTTGGCGCCGATCACCCGGTCGATGCGCGGGCCGGCCACCACGCCGGGCAGGATCGCGTTGACCCGGATGTTGTGCGGGCCGAGCTCGATCGACAGGCTCTTGGTGAAGCCGACCACGGCCCATTTCGACGCGGCATAGGGCGTGCGCAGCGGATAGCCGAGCCGGCCGGCCAGCGACGACAGATTGACGATCGACCCGCCGCCGGCCGCCTTCAGCAGCGGTACGGCGCGGCGGGCGCAAAGGAACTGGCCGTCGATGTTCACCGCCATGCAGCGGCGCCAGTCTTCCGGCGCGATCTCCTCGACCGGCTTGGTCGGGCCGGCGATGCTGGCGTTGTTGACCAGGATGTCGAGGCCGCCGAGCGCGTCCGCAGCCGCCGCGAACAGCGCGTCGACATCGTCCGGCTCGCTGACGTCGCAGCGCACCGCGCCGGCCAGGCTGAGCGCGGCCACTGTCTGCTGCATCGCATCGGTGTCGACGTCGCAGACGAACACGTCGGCCCCGGCCGCCTGGAACGTCTCGGCGATCACCCGGCCGATACCGCTGCCTGCCGCCGTGACCAGCACCCGCGCACCGTCCAGTCGCAGCTCCATCTCGCTTCCCTCATGCTTCGGCGGCCGGGCGGCCCGACCGCGCGTTCCCGCCGGGTGTTACGGCCGGCGGCGCGCCAGTTCGTAGAGGCAGATCGCCGCGGCGTTGGATACGTTGAGGTCCGCCAAACGGGGGCCGGTCGGCAGCCGCGCGACATGGTCGCAGCGTTCCTGCGTCAGCCGGCGCATGCCCTTGCCCTCCGACCCCATCACCAGGCACACCGGGCCGTCCAGCTCGATCTGATCCAACCGTTCCGGCGCGGCGCTGTCCAGGCCGACCACGGTGTGGCCGGCGTCGGCGAGCTCGCCGATCGCACGGGCCAGGTTGGTCACCGAAACCAGCGGCACCAGCTCTAGCGCGCCGCTGGCCGCCTTGGCCAGCGTGCCGTGCGCTGGCGGCGCGTGCCGCGACTGCACCACCACCGCACGGGCGCCGAAGGCCGCGGCCGACCGCAGGATGGCACCCACGTTCTGCGGGTCGGTGACCTGGTCCAGCACCACGACCACCGCGTCGCGCAGCGGCTCCACGCACAGCGCCGACAGCGCCGTCGGCGGCAGCGGGTCGACCAGCATGGCCGTGCCCTGGTGGACCACGTTCGGCGGCAGCACCGCCTCCAGCGCCGGACGGTCGACCGGCTCCGGCGTCACCTGGCGCTTGCGGGCCAGCGCGACGACGCCGTCGTCGACCGGAGGGCGCACCAGCAGCCGGCGGATGCGCCGCACCTCGTTGCCCAGCGCCGCTTTGACCGCGTGCAGGCCGTAGAGCCAGACCGCATCGTCGCTGGTGAACGGCTCGCCGCGCGCCGGCAGCGGCGCCACTGTGGCCTTCGGCACCGGGCGCTCGCGCCGCGGCTTGGCCGGCCCATGGTTGCGGGTCTTGCCGGGGCGGGTTCCCTTCGTGTCCTTGCGTCGCGCCATGGCGGATGCATATATCAGGCCTCGCGGTCAAACAAACGCTCATCGCGGGCGCCGCGCCCGCCGCGCGGCGGGCGAGTTTGTGGTTGACTTGCAGGGGCCTTTGCAAATAAATCGCGGGTTCGGCGGCGGGGCACGCTCGGGCGCCGGAAAACGCGTGTTTGCGCGGACGCGGTCAGCATTGATGCACATCGGAGGGGTGCCCGAGTGGCTAAAGGGGACGGGCTGTAAACCCGTTGGCTATGCCTACGTTGGTTCGAATCCAACCCCCTCCACCATCATGCCATCCGTCCGGTGGGCCGGAATTCGCGGTTCGCGGACACGCAAAACAAGGGGTTGATGTCGCCGCACGGTCGCGGGCCGGTGCGGCGATGGGGTTTGCGGGTGTAGCTCAATGGTAGAGCTCCAGCCTTCCAAGCTGGCGGTGTGGGTTCGATTCCCATCACCCGCTCCAGTATGGACCGGATGGCCAACCACGCGCAGCGACGATCGGGGATGAACGCGAGACATGGCGAAAGCGAAGTTTGAGCGGACGAAGCCGCACTGCAACATCG
Proteins encoded:
- a CDS encoding SDR family oxidoreductase, with translation MELRLDGARVLVTAAGSGIGRVIAETFQAAGADVFVCDVDTDAMQQTVAALSLAGAVRCDVSEPDDVDALFAAAADALGGLDILVNNASIAGPTKPVEEIAPEDWRRCMAVNIDGQFLCARRAVPLLKAAGGGSIVNLSSLAGRLGYPLRTPYAASKWAVVGFTKSLSIELGPHNIRVNAILPGVVAGPRIDRVIGAKAEQRGLSFAAMRDKYVGMASLKVMVTAQDIANTALFACSDAGRHISGQTFCVDGDVDSIRD
- a CDS encoding NAD-dependent succinate-semialdehyde dehydrogenase, which produces MQFNDPALFRQQCYVGGQWIDAPSGATIQVTNPSTGDVLGTVPKLGAGETRTAIEAAEAAWPAWRARTGKERAAILRKWNDLILANADDLARMMTLEQGKPLAESRGEVTYGASFVEWFAEEAKRVYGDTIPTYARDRRILVLKEPVGVVAAITPWNFPIAMITRKCAPALAAGCTVVVKPASATPYCALALAALAERAGVPAGVINIVTGGSAEVGGELTGNPIVRKLSFTGSTAVGKVLLEQCAGTVKKVSMELGGNAPFIVFDDADLDAAVEGAIQSKFRNTGQTCVCANRILAQSGIYDAFVARLSEAVGKLKVGDGFEEGVTQGPLIDMAAVEKVEEHIADAVSHGGRVLTGGSRHARGGSFFEPTVLADVTTAMKVTNEETFGPVAPVYRFQTEDEAVRMANDTEFGLAAYYFTRDIGRAWRVGEALEYGLVGCNAGVISTEIAPFGGYKESGLGREGSKYGIDEFVEIKYLCMGGV
- the rlmB gene encoding 23S rRNA (guanosine(2251)-2'-O)-methyltransferase RlmB; the encoded protein is MPKATVAPLPARGEPFTSDDAVWLYGLHAVKAALGNEVRRIRRLLVRPPVDDGVVALARKRQVTPEPVDRPALEAVLPPNVVHQGTAMLVDPLPPTALSALCVEPLRDAVVVVLDQVTDPQNVGAILRSAAAFGARAVVVQSRHAPPAHGTLAKAASGALELVPLVSVTNLARAIGELADAGHTVVGLDSAAPERLDQIELDGPVCLVMGSEGKGMRRLTQERCDHVARLPTGPRLADLNVSNAAAICLYELARRRP